CCTCATCCATTCAGGTCCAAAGGAGTTGAAGCATTTGTCGCGCCCAACCTGCTCAAGCGCAATTTCAAGCCGACCGCGGTCAATCAAGTCTGGTGTGGCGACGTTACAAGCTTGATGGTAGGCAAGCGCTGGGTTCATCTGGCCATCGTGATCGATTTGTTTGCTCGTCGGGTCATTGGTTGGGCATTTTCGCTGGTCAATGACGCCAACTTGGTGAGTAAAGCGCTACGCATGGCGACAGAGCTTCGAACCTGCCCACCTGGGTTGATGTTCCATTCGGATCAGGGCTGTCAGTACACCAGTCGCAAGTTTCAAGAAGAGCTGATGCGCCATGGCATTTTGCAGAGCATGAGTCATCGCGGGCAGTGTTGGGACAATGCTCCAACGGAACGCTTTTTCGGCACCCTGAAGTCAGAATGGGTCCCTCGCAACGGCTACAGCACGAGCGAGGAAGCACAAACCGATATGGTGCGTTTCTTCATGTACTACAACCGCACCAGGCTCCACAGCTACAACAACTACCTGTCGCCAATAGCTATGGAGCTAAAAGCGGCATAAACACCGTAACTGGTGTCCGGGATTACTTGACCAGATCAAGCTTGCTCCCGTTGGGGTGCGCAGCGGCCCTGAAATCTACAACCACATTCCTCCAGAAGCACCGCATTTGCTGGCTTTTCGACCGCTACGCAGCCGAACGGCGGCAAGCCCCTCGCCACAGAATCGCGTAGTCCAAACACCTACATTTACTAAACAAACCCGCCCAATCAACACTCAGTCACTCATTCCTACATCCAGAAATACCTTGTTGCCACGGCTTACATCCATCCCTACCATCCACGTCAACGGGCACAGCGGAGCTGTCCAACAAAACCCGAATTCAAGGAACCAGAATGACCCAGCGCATCCATCGCAGCATCGACACCCCACTCCGATCAGGCCTGAACCGGGATGAACTGTGGGAGGGCCACGACAAAGGTCTGATCAAATGCTGGGAAATCGGCCGCCAACGCGCTGCCCGCTTCCCCGACCTCGCCCGACAATGCCTCACCAACGAACTCCCGGTGCTGGGCTGGAAAGGTGGTGTCAGCCGCAGCCTGAAGAAACTCGAAAAATACGGATCCCTCAAATACCTCGCCCAATGGCAGGGGTTGCGCGGGGAAGATCTGGATATTGATTTGAGTGCAGAGCGGGCGTTGACCTGTTCCAGGACCAAAATGATGGTGACGTTTACACCGGATCGGTCGAAGTATTTCAATCAAGTGGCGGACGTGGAAGCCTGAGGAAAAGGCCCGAGTCGATTTGAGTCAGCCCTCTCAAACAGCGGTTTACCAGC
The Pseudomonas lini DNA segment above includes these coding regions:
- a CDS encoding IS3 family transposase, whose product is MIAELRESFPTAILCRVFDVKRSSFYEWLQRLSRPKIEREELKGKVVELHSESREAMGSRTISKHLQAQNIAVGRSLVKALMREANIVSKQRQPHPFRSKGVEAFVAPNLLKRNFKPTAVNQVWCGDVTSLMVGKRWVHLAIVIDLFARRVIGWAFSLVNDANLVSKALRMATELRTCPPGLMFHSDQGCQYTSRKFQEELMRHGILQSMSHRGQCWDNAPTERFFGTLKSEWVPRNGYSTSEEAQTDMVRFFMYYNRTRLHSYNNYLSPIAMELKAA